A segment of the Arachis hypogaea cultivar Tifrunner chromosome 5, arahy.Tifrunner.gnm2.J5K5, whole genome shotgun sequence genome:
AATGATTCTCTatgttatcttttaaaaaaaagaaacacataaAGCAAGAAAATTTTTCTACAAGCTAAGTCTCCTACAATGTAGGTGGTCAGGATTTTGGACTAgatgcaaaataaaatattagaagatACTGAAGATggaataaataacataaattagtttatttttattttgaaaattttataaaaaaataaaaataatatttttcattttgataacatccaaaaattaaagaatacacttaaaataaaaataaaaacaattatattACATAAGCATTAAAAATCAATCACATATATATAAATTCatgtaaaaaaatgaaataactaCCTATCACCACCTGGAATCAAatgttataaataatatatataatcgaaATAGCTTTACATTTATTTGTAAATATTagactttattaattaattaaacaaattttgAGAAGAGATAGTGTTTTGTGCATGCATTAGTGGGTTTACCAAATATTGCCACATAGATCTAGAGGGATTTGATGTGGCACCATGACTAGTTCATTCAACTGAGATTCCATATTATTAGTCAAGCTCCTATTGAGCATAAAAAAACAAGTCAACAATATGCACTAAATGTAGGGTACACATACATATGTACATTATTATTACACGAAGAAACGTAAGGCATAAATCAAACCGccacatataaataaataaatcatgatGCAAACTTCTCACTAACTATAACAACACTCCTCTTTCTCTCGCTTTGCTCTGCTTTGTAAAGGGGACAACAAAATGATCTCTGCTTCTTCCCCTTCTAAGGTAACAACAACTTCTTCAATCACCTTAAATGCTTCTCCACAATTTCTTACTCTTTTCTACGCTTTGCAGGAAGTTCAATCTGAGCAAAAATGGGTGGAGAATGGCCCCCAAAGAAGGGCCAAATGGTGGTACTCAACCTTCCACACTGTGACAGCCATGATAGGTGCTGGTGTTCTTAGTCTGCCCTATGCCATGGCATATTTAGGAtggtaaacttttttttttttttgtgtttttactcAAAGGTGATTAGACTTTTCGTGTCAATTTACCAACTTTTTCACGAAAAGTTTCATCCGTATTCCTTAATATTAGGACTTTATATCTTTTGTGTTGTAACTCAGATATTAAATCCTAGAATATTAACTTGTAAGAACTAGATTACTACGGAATTacacaattgaaaaagcaaaattgGTTACAGACTTACAGTACTAAAATACCTCAAAACTAAACTGCTAGAAGCTATTCTTCACAGTTTACTTCCTTTAATCATTACACTAGCTATTTATACTAGGGAAAAGTCATAACTTATAATATTATGGAATTTTGCAttctttaattattataattgtcCTAAAAACATTCTAATGCATAAACATTCCACATTAATAAAGAATTgtatccaatatatatatataaaatttaataatgagcaatgctaggggtcgacaacatttgtgattggtagccatcaactagccatcaatgataatttgatgatgtgagattggtgtgagatttcatccaatggttcACCTTTTTCtgttggttacatgctggccaaaatgtaataaaattactagcccctagactttttctttaataattatttttatgatttgaaacCTTAATCTTGAGATTATCCCGAGATAATTGAACTGTTGTTCCAAACTCTCCTTTATAACTGGCCCAAAATAAGACAAAAATAATGTAAATTTTCTTATTATACGTATGCCCATTATTCTATATTAGAAATTTTTTGGATCCGTCACTAAGCTCATCTAAAAATGAAAACTTAGCTTCCTTTGGTTTTTCTAATTCTTGTCTGTGCAGGGTTCCAGGGACTTTAATGTTGTTGTTATCATGGCTCCTGACTTTAAACTCAATGTGGCAACTAATCCAACTGCATGAGTGTGTTCCGGGGACCCGGTTCGACCGATATATCGATCTTGGGAGACATGCTTTCGGACCAAAACTAGGACCATGGATTGTGCTGCCACAGCAACTGATAGTTCAAGTTGGGTGTGATATTGTTTACATGGTGACTGGAGGGAAGTGCCTGAAGAAGTTCATGGAGATTGCATGCACCAATTGCACACAGCTCAAGCAGTCATATTGGATTCTCATCTTTGGTGCCATCCATTTCTTTCTCTCTCAGCTTCCTAATTTCAATTCTGTTGCTGCTGTTTCCTTGGCTGCAGCTGTCATGTCACTAAGGTAAACTTTTCTTCAATATTAAAAACATTCTTTTCTTCTCCATTGCTacttgtttaaaaaattaaaaaaaaataaaaataaaaatatattttttgtccgtCACATTTacgattttctttttaaatatttataagtttaattttattcaatttttttctaactttttgaattattcaattttatcattgatatttttaatttgtgccaaaattattcttaaaagtttttaattttgttcataatattttgtataaattaaTATTCAAGAATAATTTTAACACAGATGAAAacgttaaagaaaaattaaatgtaACTAAATGACAGagaatttaaaaaaacaaatcacaaatggtagacaaaaaaaattaaaaaatatatatattttttaaaagtgtttggttaatatatattctaaaagtaTGTAATAAGATTattagtaataaaattttttaaatatttattattttaataaatataaaataaatatattaaaattttaattttttatttttaataacaaattttgtatctttaattttaacatatatttttaaaacaaaaattagctAAATCTTAGTAGTCTGCCAAGTAAGAAATCAATTCTTACTTGAGTAACCATTTTTTGGTATTGACTATGAGCAACTACCATTTCCATATATAACAaggtataattattaattattgattaattttttattaattattatttattataaatttttataaataaatgtgAATTAATTGGttaactcaataataataataataataataataataataataataataataataataataataataataataagttgtaTCCGTTACAAAGAAattcttgaaatttttttgaattaaattaacAAATAGAATCATTTAGATATTcaagttaaaaatattatatttttcattaattCAGTAATTAAGAAAGAGTTGCTCTTCAATAGTTATTAGTTAATGCAATATCTTTTTTGTCTTTCAATTCATCTGTTAATCCATTTACTTTATATCTAAAAATATGTATTAGATAAATGTATAGGATAACTAGATTTGAAAAATGGTTTATTCACTacattattttatgtttattatttaaaaaataaacagtAACTGTATgatataaatttattcattagtatagataatattttttatatttttaagtgaCTTTTTCCATTCAAATTAATTTAACTCCGTGTATCACACCGGTCAGAAAACTATTATTTGATTTGTCTAAGAAAAACGcgtgttaactaaaataaaatagcaaataaattttatttagtaatatttgtataaaactatttttcaatgacacaaatttttttttattaaatgtttatttaatttatacttgTTATTCTCAATATGACAATATATAACTATGCACTTATTATATAGAAAGAAAATTGGAGAAATTTGttttaggaactatactttggACCTTCTtacctatttttttttatctgtttGGCTTGTTGTGCTCTTtcttataaatcacaaaattgacGATTTACTCTATTTTACAAATCAACTTTTTCCAACTAATTTTACTGAGTACTAaatataaaacaataataaataaaaattaaattgataataatttattattttatttaagaaagtatattaatataaaaatgttattaATTACAAAGAGAAACAcccaaaagatttaattttgacgaaaacaatagcaaaaaaggaaaattaaataacaaaaatgtcaaaatatatagtattaatttaacaaaaataacaaaattattttttatgagcaaaaataatttttctatttgaaaaactaattgtgcatttgatttgaatttttgtaaaaatattaagataattctttaaaaattgtatgaaaaaatccaaaaaatgatTTATCTATAGatcctttttaaaaatttttggtcattcataaaacaaaaatcccaaaaaattACTTGGTATAAAATTTCCAAATTTTTCAGATGAGGTCTCACTTTTCTAATTATATATGTAAAAGATACATTAAAATTTAATCCCTAAAATCctctttatacatatatatatcaaGATAATATTATATTTTGGAAATTTTATCATTtcgttttttttaaattacttttatCTATACTGAAATCTTTCAAGTATACTTTTACAGTTCACCCTATTGAAAAATTGATAAAACGGCCCACATGATTCATTTTTCCTCTTTGAAAAtgctaattaatattttgttgatattaaaaatttcaaataaaacttttggaaaaaaaaatatgagatgAAGGGAGTAGTATATATTTGTCATCTCTGAGTGTTTGGCGAGCTATTTAGTCTAGTAGTCTAAAACTTAACTATCCATAAAATAAAgagatttggatcttctaaagtttgaatttcattttagagagtaaagtgtaattttttactattgaatagttttttttatatttacttttagtcccacctataaaattaatggtaagagatcacactttactctctaaaataaaattcaaactttagaagatccaaatccaaAATAAAGAGGTGAATTTTATAGTACCTATAGAATAATGCCTAACTTTTacctaatttatttattatactaaattttaaatatttaataattatttatttttatatttttaaaataaaatatcaatttttaacctttttaaaaaattagacaaaTATTTATAGGCACCTTAACAATCACCAAATAAAGAATGGAAGAGTCCCGAAAAGATATATTTTGGAATGCTTCCCAAAAACCTGTGAGGAAAGCGAAAAGTCCTGTCCCAAAGTTGCTGAATTTCATATATAGGTTTACTTTACGCAGAAAGATCTGAATATatacgaaataaataaaataattgcaGTTTTGTTTGTCGAAAAGCAGAAGCCTCTGTGGCTTTTTAAACAAAGTTGTCGGCACACAATATCCTGCTTTTGGGAAAGATTCTATGCTTGAACATGTGTTTAATTAccagttaattaaaataaaatatttcacaaTAATCATATAATCATTATCTTGTTTTCCTTCTAATCTCACTGCTTGCCGTTCTAGTAAAGAATGAAGTTCACACATGCATGTATTGGCCGTAACCAAAACTAGTTAGCTGAAAGTTAATCTGATTTTAgttgaaaattattaaattatacaaCTTTGATTGGCATGAAAAATCATCCATTCTTTTCTTAATAGGTACAACTAGGTGTCCTTTTGTTTCTTTCTAAAttgaaaaggagagaaaaaatagATACGATCCGCGAGCACCCTTTACAACTATGAGAACAAACCAACATTTCAAGAACACAGATTTTTATGCCTGTTcgatctatttatttatttattttggagaATTTCTATTTGTATTTGATTACCATTCATTTACTAACTAGATACGTATTTTCTTCCCCAAATTTTGAGATGAAGAATTGCAAATAATACAGTAAAACAAAGACAAGCAATTAAAGCTGAAATTTTATAACCTCTTCGTTATTTTGGAGAATTCGGAAGTATTAGTTATTAAATGCTCAAATCCTGATGAATAGCTaaagtaagaaaaataaaagacaaatttGAAGTATAGTGTTAAACATAAACAAAATTATGCATGAAAGATTATAAAGATGACAAAGAGGAGATCCCAAAAGATGTTAAAATAATTCAATacactctaaaaattattttgataagtcAAAATTGTCATTCTCTGATCTAATTTTCTGTTGGTCTAACTAAAATTGCAGCCACATGTATTTTGTAATCTTGATGCAATAGCTCAAGAAATTATTTTTAGGTTGTCTTTGTCTGAACCACCATCACTGCATCTATAATTAGAACAACCATTTTGCCTTgtcaaaataatttttggaaTGCCGTATTGGACAATTTTCTAACTTTTgggtattttttcttctttctgcatttttgtttatttattcttGAATTAAGGTGTTCAAAAATTGTATTTGGTCAGAATTTCGATAGATCCACAATAAAAAAGCCGAATTCGATtaaagtaaatatatataatttttacctTTAGAGTAGACCCGctaattttgaatcgaattggaTAAGATAtacatttcaaatttaaatatatatatatatatatattaaacatttttcatgaaaataccaattttttctcctttttttaggatgttttactttaaaagtattattcatacattatttttttaaataacaaaaataagataataaatataaaaaaggaaGAATTTAATACAATTTAACCAAAAGTTTAtccattatatattactaattttataactaaaatatatcACACAGTACTTTTTTATTGCAATTGAGTTAaaaatttttcttccaaaattactccctctttcctttttcatctctttctcctctacttgttctatctctattatatattgttactaATTACTAATCTGACAAAATTTAACATATCACATGATAcattgcaattgaaattaaaatatattatatattatatattatattatatcacATGATGATGGTGGTTTTGGTTGCATTGATTTTCAGTTATTCAACAATCTCTTGGGTGGCATGCTTGGGCAGAGGACGGATTGAAAACGTTAGCTATGAATACAAGAAAACGAGCAGAATGGACCTAATGTTCAGGGTGTTCAACGCATTAGGTGAAATCTCATTTGCATTTGCAGGCCATGCAGTGGCCCTTGAGATTCAGGCCACAATTCCATCAACTCCTGAGAAGCCCTCAAAGATTCCAATGTGGAAAGGTGCTATTGGTGCTTATTTCATCAATGCCATTTGCTATTTCCCTGTTGCACTTATTGGATATTGGGCTTTTGGGAGAGATGTTCAAGATAATGTTCTTATGGCTCTTGAAAGACCTGCTTGGCTTATTGCCTCTGCTAACTTGATGGTATTCATTCATGTTGTTGGTAGCTACCAGGTATGCATGTTCCCAAatgttagaataaaataaaatctctttAGTTAATGAATATATTAATTTGGAGACCAACTTGATTCAATAATTGAAATTTCGAAACCAATTTAGTACAATAGTTAGCTTAATTACTTTTTTACTTTATTCTCTAGCATTAAAAATTCTTGGAACAATACTTTTTAGTAATTTTGGTCAATATTTGGCCAACACAAATATCAAATTATCTTCgataaataaattttagaaatttatgTGTAAATTctcataaatataaatacaaattgtattaattcatatgtataaattatatttttatatgcgTAAATTTCTGTAAATATGAGTGTAAATTATTACTCATTATCAGGTGCTAACTCAAAATGATAATATATATTTGTTGGCTATGtagtattattattttcaaaatatatttcctTTTTCCTTCGATTCCAAATAATTCTCTAATTTTAATACGTACATCATACatataaagataatttaaaaaataaataaaaacatcttAAGAATGTTGGATAAATTTAGATgagtatatataattatttttgttaattctcTTTCTATAACTCTCTCTTTTTGCTTATTCTCTTTCCTTCATTTAGTAGAGTTTTTAGTGATAACAATTATTTTGATCAAGTAAAATTTTGGATTGGAGGGAGCATCTCTGTTTAAGTCTTTATCTTTCTCTCCACTCATCAGTCATGGAGGTTCAACAAACACAAAGATATGCTACCACCTATATATGTTATTACTGTTTCTGACCTGATTAATGGGGAAAATTATGGATTACAGATTTATGCTATGCCTATTTTCGACTTGATTGAGAGGATgatgacaaaaaaatttaatttccctCCTGGACTAGCACTCAGACTTGTTGCTAGAACTACTTATGTAGGTAAGATATTCGCTATCCTCCCTATAATTGAACTATCTTTTTCTACATTTTCAACTATTATAGAAAGATTTCACATTTACATACTGCACTCCTTAGTCAAGAGTATCTTTTGTATTTGAAGTGTCAACAATACACTAGTCTAGCTATCATCTTTATGCTAGAATTTAACTTTTATTTAGTAGTATGATAGTAATAAGGATCAAAGTTATGTCTTCCAATTTATAGAAATTTTAAATATCATATGATAAATCATTTTATATTTAGTAGCTAAcaagttttataattttattttttattttatttaaaaatgctGTTTGTATACCAAACTCAGCTATTATGTATTAGTATACAAATACATgtgttgtttaaattttttaatatgtatttttgtattttaatgtgtattttatactaatagctggttttaatgactaattttaatatatatctagtATGATTGTATTTTATTATATCATAGTTGTAAAAAACAGTGTAAGACATAGAAGGTTTTTTCCTCCCATGAAAAATCTTCATGCCATCATAATTAAGTTTAAAATTTCACAGCTGCTACATTGTTCGTTGGTGTTACCTTCCCTTTCTTTGGTGATCTTCTCGGGTTTTTTGGTGGATTTGGTTTTGCTCCAACTTCATATTTTGTAAGGCCTACTTTTCCTAGCAAGCTTTAGAATTTGTATCAAATCACTAATCTTTGATGTTGTTTGAAAGGCTATGTTTCATCAATCCTTAGGTTGAGGCAGATTTTTACTCTATTTAATTTTAGGGTTATGCTAAATAACCAATGACTTTGTTGAATAATATGAACAactactaattaaataaaaatacactacacttctaaattatttaactaaatcttaatattagaataactatcCGTACATCTAATGAAATGAACATCTGATAtatttattgttcacattgtttagtattttcattgtttacctatacttttctataattttatttcactctacttagatttataaaaaaaaaaaaaaactgcacaTAATAAATCTTGCACTCTAACCTTTTTTTGTAGGTACCTGTCCTGCCTATgcatatttttgtaatctctaaaattcaacataaaaaaaataatttttaaaatttatgaaacaatgataaaaaaaattcaaacaacatattaaaaaaaacgcCTTTAAATTTTGTGTTAATTTGTTTAATGACTAGACATTCTTGTTTTAAAAGTAGGGtcataaaatattctttttttgtCTATATATCTTCAATTTATATATTTCTATCTGAAAAGAGGGAATCCAAACACGACTGATAAGTATCATTCAGAGTCTATAACATGAATAATCTCCTCTATCTATTGTTTCAGCTTCCTAGTATAATGTGGCTAATAATCAAGAAGCCGAAGAGATTTAGCATGAATTGGTTCATCAATTGGGTAATTATCGATTTACAGTAGCAAGTTCACTTTTGAAAATACATCAAAATATAAATGCTTATGAATTATGATCAGAGTTGACCCACAATTGTATTTTCAGGTTTCAATATACGTTGGAGTGTGCATTATGATGGCATCAACCATAGGGGGCTTGAGGAACATTGCTGCTGATGCCTCCACTTATAGTTTCTACACCTAAACTAGATTATTGAAAGAATGTGTTAACTGTAATTAAACGAGTTAATTATTGGACTGGGACTTGCTAATGATCTAGTTAATAATGTGCCCTTGTTTGTTGGAGTAACTATTTTTTTGTAGTCTTCTTTTCTTTGGTGGTCTTATCTGAACACTTCAAGATTTCTTGTTAGCCATATATAGTACTTAAATTTTACTAATATATATTTGTTTGCATTATATTCTGCTTCCATGTTAATTCTTGTGttcagtgacggacccagaaaattttaggagtgggggcaaaaatatatatatattaaataagttttgttaaatattattaattatacggagatataaaaattaaaaagagttagggaatacttttattcttaaaatactattcattatatataatttataaaaaaatatttttttatttctaaaacttaaaattaaaatatttttattaaactatAGATAACTTATTattctaactaatttttttatacacaGTTAATAAAAAAAGACTGAATTAAGTCAATTAACTGGCATATTAACGCTTAATGATacattagtatttataatttgaaattagaattatatataaatactagaaaaattaaatctttatataaaa
Coding sequences within it:
- the LOC112802666 gene encoding lysine histidine transporter-like 6 — encoded protein: MISASSPSKEVQSEQKWVENGPQRRAKWWYSTFHTVTAMIGAGVLSLPYAMAYLGWVPGTLMLLLSWLLTLNSMWQLIQLHECVPGTRFDRYIDLGRHAFGPKLGPWIVLPQQLIVQVGCDIVYMVTGGKCLKKFMEIACTNCTQLKQSYWILIFGAIHFFLSQLPNFNSVAAVSLAAAVMSLSYSTISWVACLGRGRIENVSYEYKKTSRMDLMFRVFNALGEISFAFAGHAVALEIQATIPSTPEKPSKIPMWKGAIGAYFINAICYFPVALIGYWAFGRDVQDNVLMALERPAWLIASANLMVFIHVVGSYQIYAMPIFDLIERMMTKKFNFPPGLALRLVARTTYVAATLFVGVTFPFFGDLLGFFGGFGFAPTSYFLPSIMWLIIKKPKRFSMNWFINWVSIYVGVCIMMASTIGGLRNIAADASTYSFYT